From a region of the Bdellovibrio sp. BCCA genome:
- a CDS encoding metallophosphoesterase family protein, producing the protein MSKENLANAVALSQSMYAQFLKPGESLKAFVMNDLHLMKTRYGFNAVLLETAFESILEHKPQIVIIPGDINHTKDATYESVKAQFGWFLTRVSALPFIIHIYIAPGNHDWCIEHTLHSLHHFEDKSKFPKVTVVASSLMITEKVGLMGYARTLERFNENLDSLNMDTIKVLFGHFALNEFELGTGYEEVDLWCDASIFEKLSSLVKIYSGHWHKYQVKKMNGIEITYLGSPATVDHGEANQIKYFGIFDFDTFEMELIETGLTMHKSYKIDVGDPLPEIPEGEYQMGVETVVCIRGTEEQLAGYKTPSGYRGIITTEVIKSDSKRETIDAFSGANGIVNAYMDKKENDIRERLKVAYGDKISESEMVELLDKWRTFGRRIALDTGA; encoded by the coding sequence GTGAGTAAGGAAAATTTGGCAAATGCTGTTGCACTTTCCCAAAGTATGTACGCACAGTTTTTAAAGCCTGGGGAATCACTGAAAGCCTTTGTGATGAACGATCTTCATTTAATGAAGACTCGTTATGGCTTCAACGCAGTTCTCCTGGAAACAGCTTTTGAATCAATTCTTGAACATAAACCTCAGATTGTAATTATTCCGGGTGACATCAACCACACAAAAGATGCCACCTATGAGAGCGTCAAAGCTCAATTCGGTTGGTTCTTAACGAGAGTTAGTGCACTTCCTTTTATTATCCACATCTACATCGCCCCCGGCAATCACGACTGGTGTATTGAGCATACTTTGCACTCACTTCATCACTTCGAAGACAAAAGCAAGTTTCCAAAAGTCACTGTCGTCGCTTCATCACTCATGATCACCGAGAAAGTCGGCCTGATGGGATATGCTCGAACGCTTGAGCGATTCAATGAGAACCTGGATTCGCTAAACATGGACACCATCAAGGTTCTATTTGGCCATTTCGCTCTTAATGAATTTGAACTCGGCACAGGTTACGAAGAAGTTGACCTTTGGTGTGACGCTTCGATCTTTGAAAAGCTGTCGAGTCTCGTGAAGATCTATTCAGGGCACTGGCATAAGTACCAAGTAAAGAAAATGAACGGAATCGAAATCACCTATCTCGGTTCACCAGCAACCGTTGATCATGGGGAGGCGAACCAAATCAAATATTTCGGCATTTTCGATTTCGACACATTCGAAATGGAACTGATCGAAACTGGTCTGACAATGCACAAATCTTATAAAATTGATGTTGGAGATCCTCTTCCGGAGATTCCGGAGGGGGAATACCAAATGGGAGTTGAAACTGTTGTTTGTATCCGTGGCACAGAAGAACAGCTCGCTGGCTATAAGACCCCGTCAGGGTATCGCGGAATTATCACGACTGAAGTGATCAAGAGTGACTCGAAACGTGAGACTATTGATGCATTCAGCGGCGCAAATGGCATCGTGAATGCTTATATGGACAAAAAAGAAAATGATATCAGAGAACGACTGAAGGTTGCTTACGGCGACAAGATAAGCGAATCTGAAATGGTTGAATTATTAGATAAGTGGCGCACTTTCGGGCGAAGAATTGCCTTGGACACGGGCGCTTAA
- a CDS encoding DUF2227 family putative metal-binding protein has product MFKKKRRQPERKRIIDHIPWYARPFASFIKKVDIGDGRYRIEYHLSNVKINHALSPIYAIIIWLTLHFFYSTSLVDALILSAISTGFYYWTSIFFQPDLDQPARLHLFPLNLEANLRKRKVSSFIPFLGRVGNFRLFEFLHLITGPLRFVWSMIWIPFASFFTHRGVIHWPLIGVWLRVYWLVMIHFIVLSVMSVIGVEPTWVNGAIHYWCMAFFPWSYNFGGKVFLMYCFPVYISDFFHSLVDYLESKNSGNQFCGPSQKRGLFVKAYRFCINGWKEVVKRTQKFDQ; this is encoded by the coding sequence ATGTTTAAAAAGAAGCGAAGACAGCCGGAAAGGAAGAGAATCATAGATCATATTCCTTGGTATGCGCGTCCCTTTGCTTCATTCATCAAGAAGGTGGATATCGGTGATGGTAGGTATCGAATTGAGTACCATCTTTCTAATGTGAAGATAAATCACGCCCTCTCTCCAATCTACGCAATCATCATTTGGTTAACATTACACTTCTTTTACAGTACTTCGCTTGTTGATGCTCTCATACTTTCGGCTATTTCCACTGGTTTCTACTATTGGACGAGTATTTTCTTTCAGCCTGACCTGGATCAGCCTGCAAGGCTCCACTTATTTCCTTTGAATCTCGAGGCGAACCTTCGCAAGAGAAAGGTTAGTTCATTCATTCCTTTTCTCGGGCGAGTCGGGAACTTCAGACTGTTTGAATTTCTTCATTTGATAACTGGGCCTTTGCGATTCGTATGGAGTATGATCTGGATCCCTTTTGCTTCGTTTTTCACACATCGCGGAGTTATCCATTGGCCACTAATTGGTGTCTGGTTGAGAGTTTACTGGTTGGTTATGATTCACTTCATTGTGCTATCAGTTATGTCGGTGATTGGGGTCGAGCCAACCTGGGTTAATGGCGCCATCCACTATTGGTGTATGGCATTCTTTCCGTGGAGCTACAATTTTGGTGGTAAGGTGTTTTTAATGTATTGCTTCCCGGTTTACATCAGCGATTTCTTTCACTCGCTGGTAGATTATTTGGAATCTAAGAACTCAGGGAATCAATTTTGCGGCCCATCTCAAAAAAGAGGACTTTTCGTCAAAGCTTATAGATTTTGCATAAATGGATGGAAAGAAGTCGTTAAGAGGACTCAAAAGTTCGACCAGTAA
- a CDS encoding TrbI/VirB10 family protein, which translates to MEQGKHGLSKLFKQMKKALIWVSEKSRWIWEAISKHFFDKRGKPKVGYNTNKLMMVSIAFVFVLSMFAYSVFTDKVSNFASLTKYEEQMAETDGMKGRKITKDPNSLNTSVSEKVGTMYGAQSGSLPVNSSTGTAGQTFTRSLTKEDCLSLIERAAKNEELSLAQKDELSTCITENPMGWDEDKLANARILTGPNSPPEAKKLAQDAILGKGPNVLDGIKPELETSGISLPDISGPDLKNLFDKNGKPKKGAVAKLVEEKKKQDEAVNSSSIPTLPNIGDLRDLGDKIDQNNRDARKVKEEKDRIQKNLKENDTKNNLANGGELSPEEVANLARLNELNEQMKNLEKERAALLERFGVIKAQIDDLSTDANLMNEEISENGYLITRTVKTDKRGSGVASIEEVPLNGSSTLNPIDVLSKNDKKLKRAALRRQELDDKVKLTVAAGWVTNGLETGSLQIAKTKRIAGIMEKFEYCTDANGLRIRAVILESIIDSRTGLIAIPKKSVLVGQAGSFSVETGRMNIIFNEVWMGQKSMKVNFTVGSGDGTVGLAGDIYDTRGRKLIATWIGAFTSGVMSWFSEAVLREYEDTKNMTTALIGATMNGLKDVAEKQTQTMMSDLNNAPVCFRLPAHTPIVLFP; encoded by the coding sequence ATGGAACAAGGTAAGCACGGCTTAAGTAAGCTGTTCAAACAAATGAAGAAGGCACTCATTTGGGTTTCTGAGAAGTCCAGATGGATTTGGGAGGCTATCTCGAAGCACTTCTTTGATAAGCGCGGAAAACCAAAGGTCGGATACAACACTAACAAGCTAATGATGGTTTCAATTGCGTTTGTTTTCGTGTTGAGTATGTTCGCATATTCAGTTTTTACAGACAAAGTTTCAAACTTCGCCTCTTTGACAAAATACGAAGAACAAATGGCGGAGACTGATGGAATGAAGGGGAGAAAGATCACGAAGGATCCAAACTCCCTTAATACATCAGTAAGTGAAAAGGTCGGCACAATGTATGGTGCTCAGAGTGGATCTCTTCCAGTGAATTCTTCAACTGGGACTGCAGGGCAAACATTTACTAGATCTCTTACTAAGGAAGACTGTTTGTCATTAATCGAGCGAGCAGCGAAAAACGAAGAGTTAAGCTTGGCGCAAAAGGATGAGCTTTCGACATGCATCACTGAAAACCCAATGGGTTGGGACGAGGACAAGTTAGCAAATGCTCGAATTTTGACAGGTCCTAATTCTCCACCTGAAGCTAAGAAGCTTGCCCAAGATGCTATCCTCGGTAAGGGACCAAATGTTCTTGATGGAATTAAGCCAGAGCTGGAAACTTCTGGCATTTCTTTGCCAGACATTTCTGGACCTGATTTAAAGAACCTATTTGACAAGAACGGGAAACCAAAGAAAGGTGCCGTTGCAAAACTCGTAGAAGAGAAAAAGAAGCAAGATGAAGCTGTAAATAGTTCGTCTATCCCAACATTGCCGAATATCGGTGATTTGCGTGACCTTGGAGATAAGATTGATCAGAACAATCGCGATGCACGAAAAGTAAAAGAGGAAAAGGATAGAATTCAAAAGAACCTTAAGGAAAACGATACGAAAAACAATCTTGCAAATGGCGGAGAACTTTCTCCTGAAGAAGTTGCAAATCTTGCCAGGCTAAATGAGCTTAACGAGCAGATGAAGAATCTCGAAAAAGAGAGAGCTGCTTTATTGGAACGATTTGGTGTAATTAAGGCTCAAATTGACGATTTGTCGACGGATGCGAATTTGATGAATGAGGAGATCAGTGAAAATGGCTATCTCATCACTCGCACTGTAAAAACTGACAAGCGCGGCAGTGGAGTGGCGTCTATCGAAGAAGTTCCATTAAATGGATCTTCCACTTTGAATCCGATTGATGTCCTAAGCAAGAACGATAAAAAGCTCAAGCGAGCAGCGCTTCGTCGACAAGAGCTTGATGACAAAGTTAAGCTCACAGTAGCTGCTGGGTGGGTTACTAATGGACTAGAAACTGGTTCATTGCAGATTGCTAAAACTAAACGCATCGCTGGAATTATGGAAAAGTTTGAATACTGCACTGATGCTAATGGGTTGCGTATTCGTGCTGTTATCCTAGAAAGCATCATAGACTCGAGAACTGGTCTGATCGCAATTCCCAAGAAATCGGTTCTTGTAGGTCAGGCTGGGTCATTCAGTGTTGAAACTGGAAGAATGAACATCATCTTTAACGAAGTGTGGATGGGACAGAAATCCATGAAGGTGAATTTCACAGTTGGCTCCGGTGACGGCACTGTAGGGTTGGCTGGGGATATTTACGATACTCGCGGCAGAAAGCTTATTGCAACGTGGATCGGTGCATTTACTTCGGGGGTAATGTCTTGGTTCTCTGAGGCTGTATTGCGTGAGTATGAAGACACCAAAAACATGACTACGGCGCTCATTGGAGCGACAATGAATGGTCTTAAAGACGTAGCCGAGAAGCAGACTCAAACAATGATGTCTGATCTAAACAATGCTCCGGTATGTTTCAGACTACCTGCCCATACTCCAATTGTTCTATTCCCTTAA
- a CDS encoding M23 family metallopeptidase — protein sequence MKVLLLLTASLTLLSCVSAPTRETKIEGYDLNEFVQDEGNQYIQAQNSMISASAAPELFDPASPPEVKVNPIKKSALKLHLKATGFFEWPIKKARYIRGFQPFAKEGDRHFGLDLAAPKGTPVYSAKDGVVIYAGAGFTGYGKIVIIEHLNGQYATFYSHLSLIHVQEGDEVTVEDELGEVGSTGRSTGNHLHFEIRSIQDGPLDPLEFLKK from the coding sequence GTGAAGGTATTGCTTTTGCTGACAGCATCTTTAACTCTTCTTTCATGCGTTTCAGCGCCGACCAGGGAAACGAAGATTGAAGGTTATGACTTGAACGAATTTGTTCAAGATGAAGGTAATCAATACATTCAGGCTCAAAACAGTATGATAAGTGCATCGGCAGCTCCGGAGCTTTTCGATCCAGCAAGTCCACCTGAAGTAAAAGTTAACCCAATTAAGAAGTCTGCCCTCAAATTGCACCTGAAGGCCACCGGGTTCTTTGAATGGCCAATAAAAAAAGCAAGGTACATTCGAGGCTTTCAACCTTTTGCAAAAGAGGGTGATCGTCACTTCGGATTGGATCTAGCGGCTCCCAAGGGAACCCCAGTGTATTCAGCAAAAGACGGGGTTGTCATCTATGCTGGAGCCGGGTTTACTGGATATGGAAAAATCGTCATTATTGAGCATTTAAACGGACAATACGCCACTTTCTACTCACACTTAAGCCTGATCCATGTCCAAGAGGGGGATGAAGTTACAGTCGAAGATGAGCTTGGGGAGGTTGGATCTACCGGGCGCTCAACCGGGAATCATCTCCACTTTGAGATCAGATCGATTCAAGATGGGCCACTTGACCCCCTAGAATTCTTGAAAAAGTAG
- a CDS encoding RCC1 domain-containing protein produces MSNIRGSFKVVLAVLVTALIAGCTKEEDGGLEDLYSPPIVNEFDAEWAFPANDLTEPCQGSKEVSGTLFRCFSIKSNITVPNSNCSGLEPKKINHRSPAGTLLNQNITCGAVTCGVRTMTCDIGVTTGPYTITCHNGYHAVGATCISDIAMCTSAELFEANATVGTKLWENGAYTRCTPVSCTSGYYMVTDGIGQKSCVAVGYNYYSFGETDRRACPVNSSTAGDKSVSIDDCICDRHYEKNDSVCAPVAAQPPKVIRLNDAIEGINRFFAADTGYELVLEAHPSSQSSIRIFDNPSCGFNGVPPIGNLVIDDGMTSAKLSLYPYPTVTTIYAVAVTLAGVTSSCVELYDLERDAAPPALNIVGFGDSSSGYIDLSDNKSGVKTPLATNLISAVANFASIGLIGSENVIFSVTADNTPGAERSNIVTGGPSFFTNINIDLSIPFGSFEDRVGNKSEELITTIPMKAFGAKKIVSGDDFICILTHGGDVRCHGSNVYGQIVPSSSSTYIWPSVSASPVGVKITDIAAGSNHLCMLGDDLLIRCQGNNSELQIGSSTVTNKTFMGGIPFTSIYAGFNNTCGISANDGYLYCWGANAAHQIGKISGTPAVNKTPKDFATRARADSGHGVISQIKDVSVGNGFMCIVAGPLGSEEVYCGGANDVNQLGLVTPKTVATQEADGSWGIKYNLTDSSNATIKPVQAVSVNTSGGCILVGTPDKKLYCWGQELNDIYNFSGTNTNVSRATEMLLNTNGYSDHPVTSAKALYLDKRGYGMCLVSAYQSTCWGGPVIAGSGYYGNPTLTHVVGTDAYLTDSRPTLMNKIVGYATTQKEMCAFAEDGSVKCWGSFGGTFRPNSGTGDCGTNLSDSCLTPQYLLR; encoded by the coding sequence GTCTTGAGGATCTCTATTCTCCACCTATTGTGAATGAATTCGACGCCGAATGGGCATTTCCTGCAAATGACCTCACTGAGCCATGTCAGGGTTCAAAGGAAGTTTCCGGAACTCTATTCCGATGCTTTTCAATTAAGTCAAACATCACAGTTCCGAATTCTAACTGTTCTGGATTGGAGCCTAAAAAAATCAATCACCGCTCACCAGCTGGAACTTTATTGAACCAAAATATTACTTGTGGAGCTGTAACTTGCGGCGTTCGCACAATGACTTGTGACATCGGCGTTACTACAGGTCCGTACACAATCACTTGTCATAATGGCTATCACGCGGTTGGTGCGACTTGTATTTCCGATATTGCGATGTGCACATCGGCGGAACTATTTGAAGCTAATGCTACTGTCGGAACAAAGCTTTGGGAGAATGGCGCATATACTCGCTGCACTCCTGTAAGTTGTACGAGCGGATACTATATGGTGACTGATGGAATTGGTCAAAAAAGCTGTGTGGCAGTCGGATACAATTATTATTCATTCGGCGAGACTGATCGTCGTGCCTGCCCAGTGAATTCCTCTACGGCTGGCGATAAGTCAGTTTCAATTGATGATTGTATTTGTGATCGCCATTACGAAAAGAATGACAGCGTCTGTGCACCCGTTGCAGCTCAACCACCAAAAGTTATTCGTTTGAATGATGCAATTGAAGGAATTAATCGCTTCTTCGCGGCTGATACTGGTTACGAGCTTGTTCTTGAAGCTCATCCAAGTTCGCAATCATCAATTCGTATTTTTGATAATCCGTCTTGTGGATTTAATGGTGTTCCACCTATCGGCAATCTCGTTATCGATGATGGAATGACTTCAGCAAAACTTAGTCTTTATCCATATCCAACAGTTACTACAATCTACGCTGTGGCGGTCACTCTTGCTGGAGTTACTTCAAGCTGCGTGGAACTATATGACCTTGAGCGTGATGCGGCTCCTCCTGCTTTGAATATTGTTGGATTTGGTGATTCTTCGTCCGGATACATCGATCTTTCTGACAATAAATCAGGAGTCAAAACACCTCTCGCTACCAACCTAATTTCAGCGGTTGCTAATTTCGCTTCTATTGGGCTGATTGGTTCAGAAAATGTAATTTTCTCTGTGACGGCAGATAATACACCAGGAGCTGAGCGAAGCAATATTGTCACTGGAGGGCCTAGCTTCTTCACGAATATCAACATTGATCTATCCATTCCCTTTGGTTCGTTTGAGGATAGGGTGGGAAACAAATCTGAAGAACTAATTACCACAATCCCAATGAAGGCATTCGGTGCCAAAAAGATTGTTTCCGGTGATGACTTTATTTGCATCCTTACTCACGGCGGAGATGTTCGTTGCCACGGAAGTAACGTATATGGACAGATTGTACCAAGTTCTTCTTCGACATACATTTGGCCATCCGTGAGTGCTTCACCAGTTGGTGTGAAAATTACTGATATTGCAGCGGGAAGTAATCATTTATGTATGTTGGGTGATGATCTATTAATTCGCTGCCAGGGAAACAATTCAGAACTTCAAATTGGATCATCTACCGTAACTAATAAAACATTTATGGGAGGCATTCCGTTTACATCAATTTACGCCGGATTTAATAATACGTGCGGAATTAGTGCAAATGATGGCTATTTATATTGCTGGGGAGCAAATGCTGCTCATCAGATCGGTAAGATTTCAGGAACTCCAGCAGTCAACAAAACACCTAAGGATTTTGCGACTAGAGCCAGAGCTGATAGTGGGCACGGAGTTATTTCTCAAATCAAAGATGTTTCTGTGGGTAATGGATTTATGTGTATAGTAGCGGGTCCTCTAGGCTCTGAGGAAGTTTATTGTGGAGGTGCGAACGATGTAAATCAGCTTGGGCTAGTAACTCCTAAAACGGTTGCGACACAGGAAGCTGATGGCTCGTGGGGTATCAAATACAATCTAACAGATTCCTCAAATGCGACAATTAAGCCAGTACAGGCTGTCTCGGTCAATACAAGCGGTGGGTGCATTTTAGTCGGAACTCCCGATAAGAAGCTTTACTGTTGGGGACAAGAATTAAACGACATTTACAACTTCAGTGGAACAAATACTAACGTCAGCCGGGCGACTGAGATGCTTCTAAACACTAACGGTTATTCTGATCATCCTGTTACGTCGGCAAAGGCTCTTTACCTGGACAAACGCGGCTATGGCATGTGTCTGGTTTCCGCATATCAATCGACCTGTTGGGGAGGGCCTGTGATCGCCGGAAGCGGCTATTACGGGAATCCGACATTAACTCATGTTGTAGGGACGGATGCCTATTTAACGGATTCTCGCCCGACGCTCATGAATAAGATCGTTGGGTATGCCACGACCCAGAAAGAGATGTGCGCATTTGCTGAGGATGGCTCAGTAAAATGTTGGGGTTCATTTGGTGGAACTTTCCGCCCCAATTCTGGAACTGGGGACTGTGGGACAAATTTGTCTGATTCTTGTTTAACCCCTCAATATCTTTTGCGATAA